GGCCAGGACTCTAGTGCTCACAGGCGACAGCTCTCACACTGTCAGAGGTAGCAGTGAGAGCAGGACTAGGAGGTGGGAAGAATCTGGGAATGTCTTTTGGTGAGTGCTTATCTGCACGGCAAATATGGGAATGGAACACCACCATCTTTAGTTGTAAGTCAGAGGTGAAACATCTGAAGTGTTTATTCTCAGCAATAGTCCATCATGTTCTTTGTCTCAGAGGGGTGGCTGGGCCCCAGGCTGCATGCAGCTCTCTGATGCCTACCATGCCTGTGGGGGAATGCATTATAAGTGGATTTTCTGCTCCAAGGGGTGAAGGAAGGCATCCTTTGGAAGCGAGGTCGAGACAATGGGCAGTTCCTACCCCGCAAGTTCCTCTTGTCTGAGAGAGAGGGATGTCTGAAGTATTTCACCAAGCAGGATGTGAGTATGGTGGTCAACTCCCACCTCAGTGTGTACTCCACCCAGAGCAGCGGGGTCACAGAGATGTTCTGATTTCCTACGCATGTTTCTGAGATTGTCTTGCTCATCCCAGCTCAGGGATGATATCAAAACATGTCACTGAGGAGAAGggtccccttccccttcctacTGTTAGAGTGACTTCTCCTCATGCTTTCCCTTTGTGCTTCCCTCACTACTGAGAAAAAGACTGATCTTTCACTTTGCTCTTATCCATTTGCCTGGATGTGTAATCCTGCACCATTCCTGGAACCAACCTCACCCCACTGTGGGCCAAGTtagcaaaaaccttttctcTGGTTGGTTTTGAGGAGGGCTACTTTTCTGCTCATTTGTCTCTCTGAAATGTGTGGGACAAGAGCTAAAATACTGTCACAAGGGAGGAATGGCTAAGGGTAGGGAGAAGCAGGACATGCCATCCAGAGGAACCTGGACAAGCTCCAGAAGAGGGCTGATATGAACCTCAGAAGGTTTAAAAAGGCCAGGTACAAGGTTCTCCACCTGCATCAGGCCTCTGACCCTGCGTTACCCGACTTAGTCAATAGCTCAGGTCTCTTTCCCTCTAGGATTGCTCATGCGTGATCAATGCCTTTCTGTTTTCAGGCCAAAGAACCCAAAATCAATGTTAAAATAGATGTCATCAATGCCACATTCCAGCCAGAGAAGATTGGGAACCCCAATGGCCTGCAGATCACCTATCTCAAAGACAACAAGACCCGGAATATATTTGTCTATCATGAAAGTGGCAAGGTATCTGGTTTTAGTGTCGAGCACTGCAAAGCCATTGAGGTGCTTTGAGGAGCTGCTGATATTAAATAGGATAAAGCATGGGTAGGATGGAGTGTGTGAATGTGAGTTGCTGTGGGTAATACGGTGAGGGTTCTGGCTCTGTGTTTGTGTATCTGTGAGAGAGTtttgctgcagggagcagggcaggagcattGGCTGAGCTGGTTTGTGTGGGAGGAGCTCTATAGAAGATGCGCTGCATGTGCATGtggggaatggggcagccatGCTGGCTGCATGCATGTGAGGGAGATGCTGCAGAGGGACAGCTTACTGTAGTTAACACAGGGCTGGGTGCAGCTGGGTGAATTTAGATGTCCCACTGTTGCTCTGGCTAAGCTTTCTGTCCTGTCCTCTTCCATCCTCAGGAGGTAGTGGACTGGTTCAATGCCATCCGCTCTGTGCAGTTCCATTACCTGAAGGTAGCATTTCCCATTGCCAGTGATAATGAGGTAAGGCAGCACTGGAGAGCCGTCCTCAGGCTCCCACTGCTTCTATGATAAAAGAGCTCATAGTTACTGTTACAACCCCAGGTAGAAATTGCAGGGTAAAGATGGAGAGATgagaaggtgtttttaaaaggGCCTGTGGTGGTCAGaaaacagctgctctctgctgttcctgggcatTTTGGAGGCAGAAGTGATGCCTGGCTAGGCAGTTTGGGAAATATAAATTTAGAAGGTGACTAAATAAGGGGAATTGAAGGTTGCGGGAGAGAAATGAATAGCAAAGAGGCACAGCTCAGTGAATGTTTCTCTTGCCATTTTGTCAGATTAAAAATCGTTTGACCAGAAACTTCTTGAAGGAGGGATACATGGAGAAGACTGGTCCCAAGGTGAGCTGCTATAGTAGGAAAAAATCTAACGGAGCCTTCCACAGCACCCCTGGATTTCCCTACTTCAATGTTTTTACTCCTGCTGTTTCCTCATTCCCCCCTGACTCTTTAGACACCCACGGGAACAGTGTGTGTGCACCAAGGGAGGGGAGAataaaaggaaggggaaggacaCATGTGAAAGTAGATGAAGCCAGAGTCCCTGCTTTCTCCCAGAGCTACAGAACTCtgcatgtgtctgtgtgtgcatgaCCTTACAGGTATTTAGTGTCCAGATTTCTCCTGTCTCAACTCTGGGGTCCTTCATCAAAGTtcaggagctggggacagcagctgagACTGAATAACCCGATACTGACCCCCATTCTCAGCTcagaaagggagaggaggaggttGCTGTTGAGGCAGGGGCTTGCTTCAAGTGCTCGGGATGAGTTTGGGGTATCCATTCGCACTGCTCGCAGCAGAGGGCACTGCCGCCTCACGCGTCACCTCTTCCCTTCACAGCAGAGAGAGGCTTTTAAGAAGCGCTGGTTCACTCTGGATCACCGCAGGCTCATGTACTTCAAGGATCCTTTGGTGAGAGTTAGATGTGACCGCCGGGCAACTGCAGGCAGCGGTGCTGAGGGCAGGGTCGAAGTGCAAACAGAGTCTGTGCTCTGCAGTAAGGGTGGCTTGCAGATTTCCCAGCTGCAATGAATGGACTCCAGGTTTTCCCCTTTCCATCCCTTTTCGTTCGTTAGtgctttctgtgtttgtttcacTGCCTGCAAACAATGGGAACAGGGAGGGCAGCAGTGTAAAGGTGGTGATGGGAGGGTGACACAGAGAGATGTAAGCAGCAGTTCTGCTCTCAGACCTCTTGAGATTCACGtgttattttccccttttcactATGGCCTTTGAGTACGGACCCACTGCTCCTCTGAATCCCCTGACCACCTCCAGAACCTTTTGCTGCTACATCCCTGGTCCTCACGCACTCTCCTTCTGTCCTTAGGTGCACTCTAATGATTCTCTTTTACTTCTGGGATTCCGTAAATCACTGTCTTTCCCTCCTGATATGCAGGACGCATTTGCTAAGGGTGAGGTATTTGTGGGCAGTGGAGAGAATGGATATAGCGTCCAAAAGGGATTGCCTTCAGGGACACAGGGCAACTTCTCTTGGCACTATGGCATCACCATTGTCACCCCTGACCGGGAATACCTCTTCACCTGCGAGACAGAGACTGACCAGCTGGATTGGATCAGAGCCTTCACTAGTGTCATCAACCAGGCCATGACACCACAGGAATACGCAAGTAAGTGGCTGGATGctattttcttcccctcctgccaCTCCCATTCAGGGTATTGCCCTAATGCACCACCTTTTTTCTTCACTACAGTTGAAGCCTACTTCAAGTTTAAATCCTAGGAAGCCATGCAGGAATCTCGCTATGACTCAACTCTGCCTGGTCCTATTGGGTGGCTGtcaggacaggagaggagaTTGACATCAGAGAAACACAGTGCTCTTGGAGCACCCTTTGAAGCACTTTTGCCCCCACAGAACATCCACTTTGTTTTGAGGGCCCGATTAAGCTGCTTCTTTTCAAGTGCAAGATTTTGTGCGTCTGAATCCTCAGTACAACCTGTCCCTGTTAAATTGCTCTGATCTGACTGGATGCTGACAGGTCTTGCCTGTCAGTCAGGCCTTGAAAACCTTGGCACTTACTACGTTGGGCATGGGACCTAGCATCACTCCTGCATGAAACTGCAGACAGCCACCTGACACAAGAGAACAGCTGCCTGGCGCCAGCCAGGCACCCCAGCAGGTTACAGGGGCTGCTGGACTAAAAGAGCCTGTTCCTTTACAAGAAACATCATACCTGCTGGTGACAGAGATGTGAAACATCTGGATATTTGATCAGTTAGTGGTTGAGAAAGGTCACTTAAAATATGTAATCTAACAGCCAAATGTGAGGCCTGTTTCCTTCTGCCATGTGTGGGCTTGAAAGCTTCTTCAGACAACATTTGTGTGCAGACCTTCCAACAAATGCTTCAGAGAAGGTTAAGAGATTGTCTCAAAAATATTGTGGATGTACATTTGGGTGCATGTGGATAATGCGTGTGCACACATGTAACAAAAAATGATGGAGGTGGAATACTGCCCTAGGGAAGATACTCTGAGGGATATTCATGCCACTGAAGATCAACTGCCAAACTTGAGTCTACTAAAGCAATGGAGAGAGGCTGGGTCTTGCAGAGAGGAGCTGATAATGTGTATAGAGTTCAGAATCTGCTGTCTCTACTAGAGCCTAGGGCTGATGCCTGAATATAGTAATACAtggatctctgctctctcattCTCTGTATGTCAAAGGCCCGGCACTTTCATTCTGACCTGCACGTTGCATATGTTTATCTTGTATATCACACATACATATCATTGTATGCAGTAGTATAACGGGAAGTCTGTATGTTCATGTTCTACTATTAAGAGTTAGCCTAAAACACTAAATTAACCCATGATTCATCTCTTAAACCTCATCTCTTAAAGCTCTCTTGGGAGAGCTGTGTTTCACATGATGGAAGGAGTAGCTGAGTTCTGCTGGTAACTGTAGTATCTGATGTGTTTGCACTTTTACACAGGCAGTGTGAGAGAAGGTATCTCATGTGTTATGGGGAGCTAACTGGAATTAATAAGACAACCAGCATTTTAATTAGCtcctaaagaaataaataaaaaatcccattGTAATTTATCTTAACTTCCTAAACTAGCTGACCTGTTAACTGCTGAGGTATGAGGTTGTTTCTTGGAAAAAAGCACGGACGATCAAACAAAAAGCCATAGCTGTTCATTGTATTTCCTGGGGCATGTGGATTGTGATTATGCCCATTAGAGCCAAATGGGCATAATCACAGTGCCCCTCTGCTTCTCTGGGGACCCCACTCTGTGCCAAGATCACCACAATCTGTTGGGAGCATCGACTTCCTGGATGAGAAGAAGCATCACTCACCCTGCTACCATGGTGCGATGGAAATATACACCTAAAAGTatattttcactgcattttgcTGATCTCTTCCAGTTTGGAGCATGATTTTCCTGAAAACCAAGGGTCTGTGCAATGCACAGTGAGGGGAGTACTGATGGGatgcctcctcctcctgtttgtTGCTGAATTACCACGCTGGACATGAACAGAGACATCTGACAGCCACAATGAAGCTAATACACTGATGATGCAAAAGAGTGTAGCTGGAGTGGCCTGAAAACCCTGAACTAACAGCAGACTACATGTAGTATGGCACATCTGTCTCTGCTCCACAAATCCTGTCCCACCGTGTCTTCCTTGAGACAGCGAGGCTCACATGTGAGCGAGGAGGAGGCAGGGTAGCATCGGGCATGAGTGTCATGTGATGATGTTTCGCTAGAAGGCGGCGGTGCCTACATAATGgtttctgctccctgccctgaggTGAGACAGCTTCCCAGAGCTTCgagggagggggtggggaagCAGCTTAGAGAAGAGGGATGGTCTTtgtggagaggaagaaaagaccGAGTCTAAAATATCCAGTCCTTTGAGTCCTTAGGAGCTTGCTGCTGACTTTAGAGCAAAGGTGGGAAAGGGCCAGGACAGAAAATGTGAGATGTCCTACCATCTGGGGGGGGGCAGCTTGCAAACTGGGGGCTACATCCACAACACCCAAACCTCAAAGGGCCCTGAAGTCCTTGAAGGGAGCGGGGGACAGGTTCTTGCAGTCTGGCTTGGCGAGGGAGTGTTGtgtggctgctccctgcctaTTGCAATTCCAGGGCTGGCCCCCTTCTAAAGCCACACATGAAGTTTTCCAGTCTCCTTGCTGTATTATAGAGTCTCGTCTTTCAGTTTTCTCCTGTCTCAAATGAGGACAACTGTACaaggagaaatgggaaaaagaaagggaaacaaGAACAGGAAGGAAGACGGAGCAGGAAAAAGGTGCAGGACGATACAGGGGAAGAAAGCAtgtctgctgctggaaagaggAGGGAGCCAGTGGGGCTTCTCAGCTAGTGGCTAAAAGCCCAGTATAAATTGGAATCTATTCACACCGGTGTGTGAAGCTGTGAGTCAGGCACATTCCTCCATGCAGTGGTCAAGACAGCTCTCAGGGGGTTGGTTAAGTGGGGCAGGACCCACCTCTCCAAAGTCTGTCTGAGCTGAACTGACACAGACTTGGGAGCAGAAATCTACTTGTTCATCCACTGTTTCTGTGGATGCAGCAAACTTTGGAGAAGCAACAAAGGATGAGCTAGTGAAGAAAAGAGACATTTCCTCCTGGCTGGCAGAGGTTATCTTGCACATATTGGTATTGAAAGAAAAGGCAGTGTCCCTTTTCTTGGCTCTTTATGGTTGAGGAAAACAACTGGACAGAGCTTGTGATGGACCACATCAGCAAAATGGACTGGGCAGCTGGAGGTGAGGAAtagacttctctggagcaccCTGTCTATGTCTGATGAACTCTCCCCATTCTTCCCTTGGCTGCTTTGCTGTTAAGGATAGATGTCTGCCGTAGAGCGAGGGTggaaagcaggaggaaggaaCAGCTCTCTGAGAACTTCATTTGCTCTTGCTCAACTTACCCAAAGATGTCTTACAACCCTTCTCTGATCAGCCCAAATCCTAGTGAGGATCCCAAGGGTGGCAGTTTCTTGGAGGAAAGCAGTGGTAGGGGTGATGACAGGAATGtcctgggaggggacagcctGGTCACAAGGCTGCTGGGCGCGATGCTGCTGGTCATGTGCCTCACTGGGGTGGTGGGGAACATCTACACAGTGGCAGTGGCCTCTGGCAGGGTGGCAGGCTGCTCAGCAGACTCCTTGGGAGTCTACATGATCAACCTGGCCCTGGCTGACCTCCTGTACCTCTCCACCATCCCCTTTGTGGTTTGCACCTACTTTGCCCACGACTGGTTCTTCGGGGATGTGGGTTGCAGGCCTGGACCTCCTTACCATGCATGCGAGCAtcttcctcctggctgccatGAGCCTGGAGAGGTGCTGGGCAGTGGCCAAGCCTCTGCGGGCCAGGCGGGCCAGCAACACCTACCGGAAACTGGCCAGCGCCTTCCTCTGGCTCCTCTCGCTCCTGCTCACGGCCCCCATGATGGTGATGACTCGGCTGCGGGAGGAGGACAGCCCCCACAAGCGCATCTGCATCCCCACCTGGACACCGTCAGCTTTCCGGCTCTACCTGACAGTGCTGTTCACCGCCAGCCTCCTGGCACCGGCGCGGTGCTGGGCACCGTCTGTGCCCGCCTGGCCCGGGCGCACCGGTGCTCGGCCTGCGGCCTGGGGCAGCCGGGGCCGGCCGGGCCCCTGCGCGGCGGCTCCTCCTCAGGATCTCTGCCGTCATGGTGGCCTACTGGGCCTGCTTCCTCCCCTTGTGGGCCTGGCAGCTGGCCGGGCTGTAccagggagaggggctgggcgCCGGCCCCACTGCCCAGGCCTACCTTAACTTTGGTGTCACCTGCCTGGCCTATGGCAACAGCTGTGTCAGCCCTTTCCTCTACACCCTGTTTGCCAGCGGCTGCCGCTGGTCCCGTGGCCGCACTGGGACGGGCGTGGTGCCTGCAGCACCCTCTCAGCAGGCTGTGGGAAGCCACAGCGTCCCCCTGGCTTTCAGGTGATTGTCGGGGTCTGTGAGGGAAAGCGAGGGGTGAACGGGCTGGGAACATCTGACCTTTGGCTGGGGTCATGTTGAGAAATCAAAGCGTGTCACCTTCCATGCCAGCATACAGTGTCTTCCATCAATGTTGTTGCAGTGCTTTCCCCTTTGCATGGCTGCTCATCctgctcagctgggcagggagagtgCTTGTCTCAGGGATCCTGACTCCATCCTCAGATCCTTCAGCCCTCACACACCAGCCTGTACCTTGCACAAGGCTGGGGAGTGGGTGGAAGGGAGCAGTCAGCTTCGATATGTCTAAATTATATCTGGGAAACCTTTGCCACCCCTCATCTCCTTGCTAGCAACAGGCCAAGCCATAACAAAGTCAGGACAACAGTGAGTCATAAATTTCACAAGAACGGTGAGTCACTTCAAGAAACAGCCACGCTAGCAGGAGACCTCACTAAAGTTCATACTCATGTGGTAAAGCTACTACTGAGCCTTCTTCAAGAAACTGTCACAAAAAATTCTTAGAAGAATCTAAAGAAAGATTGCCAAGTGCAATTAAGAGGCATTGCAAGATTCCCCTGTAGTACAGGCAAGGGAGTCCAGTACATTTGCTCAGGTTTCaagagcagcccagcagaggaAGCTGCAAGGAGAGAGCTCTCCTCTGTGTGCATCACGACAGTTCATGGTAACCCTCACCAGCACCATGGCCCAGCTGTGGTTGAGGGAAATACCCAGTTCTCTGGCCTACCAGGTGTACCCCAGTCTGCCAGGCTGTGTCAACACCTCCGTGTAAACTGAGCCAGGTCTCTTGCCTTGAGACCATCTAGCCTAGCATGGCTCATTTCCATACTGCTGAACCTCTTTTCTCCAGAAGGGACGGCTTCATCCTTATCACCCCATGGGAAGAGTCCCCAAGCTATGCTGTCCCCCTGCCGTGCCTATGTACAGGGTGGCTATGTGATCATCCATAGCAGATGGGCTTTGGGCAACACAGGAGTTCAAGCAAGATCCAGCTGCAGGGCCTCAAGTTGCTTGTACACCCCAAATGTTCCTACCTTTCAGCTAAGCTCTCATCTTatctctcttcctcctcagaCCCACAATTCCTAGCAGCCCAGCCTCTCTCTGCATGGGTACCTAGGACACAGGACACCTGGCAGGGCTTCATGAATTATGAAATAATTCAGGTATGGCTGCTGTAGGGGAAAGTCCctgttctccagctgctctgcaacTGCTTAATGTGAGGAATTagcccagccaggcctgcaGGGAATCCTGTAGTACATCAGATTGTTAGTGCTTTGTGTTGCTTGTGGCCAAGCCTTTCACCCCAGACCAGCCTGGTAACTGCTGTCCACTGTGGGTGGGGGAGATCCCACCTTCCCTATACCCACCAGGCACAGCATGCTCAACAGCAGCACCACGGCAGTATTAGATTGAGAGAGTCCCTGAGGCAGCTTTGCAGTAACATCAAACACGCCTGACT
This sequence is a window from Hirundo rustica isolate bHirRus1 chromosome 4, bHirRus1.pri.v3, whole genome shotgun sequence. Protein-coding genes within it:
- the LOC120752198 gene encoding LOW QUALITY PROTEIN: urotensin-2 receptor-like (The sequence of the model RefSeq protein was modified relative to this genomic sequence to represent the inferred CDS: inserted 4 bases in 3 codons; substituted 1 base at 1 genomic stop codon), with product MSYNPSLISPNPSEDPKGGSFLEESSGRGDDRNVLGGDSLVTRLLGAMLLVMCLTGVVGNIYTVAVASGRVAGCSADSLGVYMINLALADLLYLSTIPFVVCTYFAHDWFFGDVGCRXLDLLTMHASIFLLAAMSLERCWAVAKPLRARRASNTYRKLASAFLWLLSLLLTAPMMVMTRLREEDSPHKRICIPTWTPSAFRLYLTVLFTASLLAPXAVLGTVCARLARAHRCSACGLGQPXAGRAPARRLLLRISAVMVAYWACFLPLWAWQLAGLYQGEGLGAGPTAQAYLNFGVTCLAYGNSCVSPFLYTLFASGCRWSRGRTGTGVVPAAPSQQAVGSHSVPLAFRXLSGSVRESEG
- the LOC120751745 gene encoding arf-GAP with dual PH domain-containing protein 1-like isoform X1 codes for the protein MSLLCIGCRQLPSWSCLEVHHSEVMAGGNERSMKALKEVWKRAENSLCADCGKPDPDWASSTLGVFICLSCSGIHRNIPSISKVKSLKMDYWDDAQVQFLAKHGNAVTKAVYEAHIPIYYYQPTYNDCQVLREQWIRAKYERKEFTEPGKQLPYSDGVKEGILWKRGRDNGQFLPRKFLLSEREGCLKYFTKQDAKEPKINVKIDVINATFQPEKIGNPNGLQITYLKDNKTRNIFVYHESGKEVVDWFNAIRSVQFHYLKVAFPIASDNEIKNRLTRNFLKEGYMEKTGPKQREAFKKRWFTLDHRRLMYFKDPLDAFAKGEVFVGSGENGYSVQKGLPSGTQGNFSWHYGITIVTPDREYLFTCETETDQLDWIRAFTSVINQAMTPQEYAIEAYFKFKS
- the LOC120751745 gene encoding arf-GAP with dual PH domain-containing protein 1-like isoform X2, producing MAGGNERSMKALKEVWKRAENSLCADCGKPDPDWASSTLGVFICLSCSGIHRNIPSISKVKSLKMDYWDDAQVQFLAKHGNAVTKAVYEAHIPIYYYQPTYNDCQVLREQWIRAKYERKEFTEPGKQLPYSDGVKEGILWKRGRDNGQFLPRKFLLSEREGCLKYFTKQDAKEPKINVKIDVINATFQPEKIGNPNGLQITYLKDNKTRNIFVYHESGKEVVDWFNAIRSVQFHYLKVAFPIASDNEIKNRLTRNFLKEGYMEKTGPKQREAFKKRWFTLDHRRLMYFKDPLDAFAKGEVFVGSGENGYSVQKGLPSGTQGNFSWHYGITIVTPDREYLFTCETETDQLDWIRAFTSVINQAMTPQEYAIEAYFKFKS